A single Aythya fuligula isolate bAytFul2 chromosome 21, bAytFul2.pri, whole genome shotgun sequence DNA region contains:
- the CDC42 gene encoding cell division control protein 42 homolog isoform X3, which translates to MQTIKCVVVGDGAVGKTCLLISYTTNKFPSEYVPTVFDNYAVTVMIGGEPYTLGLFDTAGQEDYDRLRPLSYPQTDVFLVCFSVVSPSSFENVKEKWVPEITHHCPKTPFLLVGTQIDLRDDPSTIEKLAKNKQKPITPETAEKLARDLKAVKYVECSALTQNLFQLFTAH; encoded by the exons ATGCAGACGATTAAGTGTGTAGTTGTGGGCGATGGCGCTGTTGGTAAAACCTGTCTCTTAATTTCTTACACAACAAATAAATTCCCATCGGAATATGTACCAACG GTTTTTGATAACTATGCTGTAACAGTGATGATTGGAGGAGAGCCTTACACCCTAGGCCTATTTGATACTGCAG GTCAGGAAGATTATGATAGATTACGACCTCTCAGCTATCCGCAGACAGATGTATTTCTGGTCTGTTTTTCAGTGGTGTCTCcttcttcatttgaaaatgtgaaagaaaag TGGGTACCTGAGATTACTCACCATTGTCCAAAGACTCCTTTCCTGCTTGTTGGGACCCAAATTGATCTAAGAGATGATCCCTCAACAATTGAGAAACTTGCCAAGAACAAGCAGAAGCCCATAACTCCAGAGACGGCTGAAAAACTGGCCCGGGACCTGAAGGCTGTTAAATATGTTGAATGCTCTGCACTTACGCAG aatttatttcaaCTCTTCACAGCGCATTAA
- the CDC42 gene encoding cell division control protein 42 homolog isoform X1, translating into MQTIKCVVVGDGAVGKTCLLISYTTNKFPSEYVPTVFDNYAVTVMIGGEPYTLGLFDTAGQEDYDRLRPLSYPQTDVFLVCFSVVSPSSFENVKEKWVPEITHHCPKTPFLLVGTQIDLRDDPSTIEKLAKNKQKPITPETAEKLARDLKAVKYVECSALTQKGLKNVFDEAILAALEPPEPKKTRRCVLL; encoded by the exons ATGCAGACGATTAAGTGTGTAGTTGTGGGCGATGGCGCTGTTGGTAAAACCTGTCTCTTAATTTCTTACACAACAAATAAATTCCCATCGGAATATGTACCAACG GTTTTTGATAACTATGCTGTAACAGTGATGATTGGAGGAGAGCCTTACACCCTAGGCCTATTTGATACTGCAG GTCAGGAAGATTATGATAGATTACGACCTCTCAGCTATCCGCAGACAGATGTATTTCTGGTCTGTTTTTCAGTGGTGTCTCcttcttcatttgaaaatgtgaaagaaaag TGGGTACCTGAGATTACTCACCATTGTCCAAAGACTCCTTTCCTGCTTGTTGGGACCCAAATTGATCTAAGAGATGATCCCTCAACAATTGAGAAACTTGCCAAGAACAAGCAGAAGCCCATAACTCCAGAGACGGCTGAAAAACTGGCCCGGGACCTGAAGGCTGTTAAATATGTTGAATGCTCTGCACTTACGCAG AAAGGCCTAAAGAATGTATTTGATGAGGCGATATTGGCTGCCCTGGAGCCTCCGGAGCCGAAGAAGACTCGCAGGTGTGTGCTGCTATGA
- the CDC42 gene encoding cell division control protein 42 homolog isoform X2 has translation MQTIKCVVVGDGAVGKTCLLISYTTNKFPSEYVPTVFDNYAVTVMIGGEPYTLGLFDTAGQEDYDRLRPLSYPQTDVFLVCFSVVSPSSFENVKEKWVPEITHHCPKTPFLLVGTQIDLRDDPSTIEKLAKNKQKPITPETAEKLARDLKAVKYVECSALTQRGLKNVFDEAILAALEPPETQPKRKCCIF, from the exons ATGCAGACGATTAAGTGTGTAGTTGTGGGCGATGGCGCTGTTGGTAAAACCTGTCTCTTAATTTCTTACACAACAAATAAATTCCCATCGGAATATGTACCAACG GTTTTTGATAACTATGCTGTAACAGTGATGATTGGAGGAGAGCCTTACACCCTAGGCCTATTTGATACTGCAG GTCAGGAAGATTATGATAGATTACGACCTCTCAGCTATCCGCAGACAGATGTATTTCTGGTCTGTTTTTCAGTGGTGTCTCcttcttcatttgaaaatgtgaaagaaaag TGGGTACCTGAGATTACTCACCATTGTCCAAAGACTCCTTTCCTGCTTGTTGGGACCCAAATTGATCTAAGAGATGATCCCTCAACAATTGAGAAACTTGCCAAGAACAAGCAGAAGCCCATAACTCCAGAGACGGCTGAAAAACTGGCCCGGGACCTGAAGGCTGTTAAATATGTTGAATGCTCTGCACTTACGCAG AGAGGTCTGAAGAATGTGTTTGATGAGGCTATCCTAGCTGCCCTCGAGCCTCCGGAAACTCAGCCCAAAAGGAAGTGCTGTATATTCTaa